Proteins encoded within one genomic window of Hevea brasiliensis isolate MT/VB/25A 57/8 chromosome 8, ASM3005281v1, whole genome shotgun sequence:
- the LOC110653246 gene encoding LOW QUALITY PROTEIN: enoyl-CoA delta isomerase 1, peroxisomal (The sequence of the model RefSeq protein was modified relative to this genomic sequence to represent the inferred CDS: inserted 2 bases in 1 codon): MCTLEKQGNLYILTLTGPGEHRLNPKLIDSIQSALRLLRDQPLYPSSALITTAHGKFFCNGYDLAWGQSASSAPITQSRFQLMSLKFRSLISDLISLPMPTIAAVTGHSSTAGFMLALGHDYVLMRKDRGFIYMSELDIXVVIPAWFMAMLKCKIGDASVRREVVLTAAKLTAEMAVERRIVHSAHESAQATVEAAVGLGNELVRRKWDGRVYANNRLVVLGEVLDKIGFDETVEGQNGDSTKSKL, translated from the exons ATGTGCACATTAGAGAAGCAGGGCAATCTCTACATCCTCACGCTGACCGGCCCAGGCGAGCACAGACTAAACCCTAAACTCATCGACTCTATCCAGTCCGCTCTTCGCCTCCTTCGTGACCAGCCACTCTACCCTTCTTCTGCTCTCATCACCACCGCGCATGGTAAATTCTTCTGCAATGGCTACGATCTTGCCTGGGGCCAATCCGCTTCATCTGCACCTATCACTCAGTCCCGCTTCCAGCTCATGTCATTGAAATTCCGGTCTCTAATCTCCGATCTCATCTCGCTTCCTATGCCTACTATCGCCGCCGTCACCGGACACTCGTCGACTGCAGGATTTATGTTGGCTTTGGGCCATGATTATGTGCTGATGAGAAAAGATAGGGGCTTCATTTACATGAGTGAGCTCGATAT GGTTGTGATTCCTGCTTGGTTTATGGCGATGTTGAAGTGCAAAATTGGGGATGCGAGTGTGAGGAGGGAGGTGGTGTTGACGGCTGCGAAATTGACGGCAGAGATGGCAGTGGAGAGGAGAATCGTCCATTCGGCGCACGAGAGCGCGCAGGCGACAGTTGAGGCAGCGGTTGGGCTAGGGAACGAATTGGTGAGGCGGAAATGGGATGGACGCGTGTATGCAAATAATAGGCTGGTGGTTTTGGGTGAGGTGTTGGATAAGATTGGCTTTGACGAAACTGTTGAGGGGCAAAATGGGGATAGCACTAAATCAAAGCTCTAA